In the genome of Cupriavidus malaysiensis, one region contains:
- a CDS encoding ABC transporter permease has product MLVHLMRRLGQSLLVLLAVSFLSFLVFRHLGDPTVSLLGEDASLAERQRLVAELGFDQPVPVQFARYLDNVLHGRFGISYRVRRPVTEVIAERAPATLELAAVAALVALLGGIVLGVRGALRRDGWTGRLLAAASLVGVSLPTFLIGIGLIYLFAVRLHWLPSFGRGEVVMLGGWSTGLLTASGWLSLILPVATLALFKLTLIQRLVRAEMLEAMRSDYVRFARARGLGERRIVYGHALRNTLIPVITIAGLQVGSLVAFAIVTETVFQWPGLGALFIASIQAVDVPVIAAYLLLIALLYVVINLVVDLVYALADPRLRRA; this is encoded by the coding sequence ATGCTCGTCCATCTGATGCGCCGCCTGGGCCAGTCGCTGCTGGTGCTGCTGGCCGTCTCCTTCCTCTCCTTCCTGGTGTTCCGCCATCTCGGCGATCCCACCGTGAGCCTGCTGGGCGAAGATGCCTCGCTGGCGGAACGCCAGCGCCTGGTGGCCGAACTCGGCTTCGACCAGCCGGTGCCGGTGCAGTTCGCGCGCTATCTCGACAACGTGCTGCACGGCCGCTTCGGCATTTCCTACCGCGTGCGGCGCCCGGTCACCGAGGTCATCGCCGAGCGCGCGCCGGCCACGCTGGAACTGGCGGCAGTGGCCGCGCTCGTCGCCCTGCTCGGCGGCATCGTGCTGGGCGTGCGCGGCGCGCTGCGGCGCGACGGCTGGACCGGCCGGCTGCTGGCCGCCGCCTCGCTGGTGGGCGTGTCGCTGCCCACCTTCCTGATCGGCATCGGCCTGATCTACCTGTTCGCGGTCCGGCTGCACTGGCTGCCCTCGTTCGGGCGCGGCGAGGTGGTCATGCTGGGGGGCTGGAGCACCGGGCTGCTGACCGCCTCGGGCTGGCTGTCGCTGATCCTGCCGGTGGCCACGCTGGCCTTGTTCAAGCTCACCCTGATCCAGCGCCTGGTGCGCGCGGAGATGCTGGAAGCGATGCGCAGCGACTACGTGCGCTTCGCCCGCGCGCGCGGGCTCGGCGAGCGCCGCATCGTCTACGGCCACGCGCTGCGCAACACCCTGATCCCGGTGATCACCATCGCCGGGCTGCAGGTCGGCTCGCTGGTGGCCTTCGCCATCGTCACCGAGACGGTGTTCCAGTGGCCCGGCCTGGGCGCGCTGTTCATCGCCTCGATCCAGGCCGTGGACGTGCCGGTGATCGCCGCCTACCTGCTGCTGATCGCGCTGCTCTACGTCGTCATCAACCTGGTGGTCGACCTTGTCTACGCGCTGGCCGATCCGCGCCTGCGGCGCGCCTGA
- a CDS encoding ABC transporter substrate-binding protein, which translates to MLQRLARTASLTAAFATLAANLLAAPPALAETVRWARSTDASTLDPHALNNGPNHNLLHQVYEPLIIRTAEGKLLPTLAASWQRTDDPTVWEFQLRKGVKFHDGSLFTADDVVFSLQRARAPTSDMKSLLVSITEVSKVSPFVVRIKTAGPNPLLPESLTNIQILSAAWAKAHNVEQPQNASAKEETYATRHENGTGPYVIASREQDVRTVLKLFPQYWGRGQFPLEIDELVYLPIKSPATRVAALLSGEVDFVQDLPIQDAARLRAEPRLRVNQAAENRVIFFGLNVGSAPLKYADVKDRNPLADRRVREAFQLAIDRNAIKTAVMRGLSVPTNIIAPPFVHGYDKAFDVVGKSDVARARALLAEAGYPNGFAITLHCTNDRYLNDEAICQAAAGFLGRIGVRTTVAARPLALQTAAINNLDTDFYLYGWGVPTYDSAYIFDYLVHSRGKNSRGATNATRYSNAELDAKIVSLAAEGDARRRDETIRSIWTTVQKELIYLPLHDQIQTYAMVRKLDIPVNPSNTPYFKLFKLAKG; encoded by the coding sequence ATGCTGCAACGCCTGGCCCGCACGGCCTCCCTCACCGCCGCCTTCGCCACCCTCGCCGCCAACCTGCTCGCCGCGCCTCCGGCCCTCGCCGAGACCGTGCGCTGGGCGCGCTCGACCGATGCCTCGACGCTCGATCCGCACGCGCTCAACAACGGCCCCAACCACAACCTGCTGCATCAGGTCTACGAGCCGCTGATCATCCGCACCGCCGAGGGCAAGCTGCTGCCGACGCTGGCGGCCTCCTGGCAGCGCACCGACGATCCCACCGTGTGGGAATTCCAGCTGCGCAAGGGCGTCAAGTTCCACGACGGCAGCCTCTTCACCGCCGATGACGTGGTCTTCTCCCTGCAGCGCGCCAGGGCCCCGACTTCGGACATGAAGTCCCTGCTGGTGTCGATCACCGAAGTCAGCAAGGTCTCGCCGTTCGTGGTGCGCATCAAGACCGCCGGCCCCAACCCGCTGCTGCCCGAGAGCCTGACCAATATCCAGATCCTGAGCGCGGCCTGGGCCAAGGCGCACAACGTCGAGCAGCCGCAGAACGCCTCCGCCAAGGAGGAGACCTACGCCACCCGCCATGAGAACGGCACCGGTCCTTATGTGATCGCGTCGCGCGAGCAGGACGTGCGCACCGTGCTGAAGCTGTTCCCGCAGTACTGGGGACGCGGCCAGTTCCCGCTGGAGATCGACGAACTGGTGTACCTGCCGATCAAGTCGCCGGCCACGCGCGTGGCGGCGCTGCTGTCGGGCGAGGTCGACTTCGTGCAGGACCTGCCCATCCAGGATGCGGCGCGCCTGCGCGCCGAGCCGCGCCTGCGGGTCAACCAGGCCGCCGAGAACCGCGTGATCTTCTTCGGCCTCAACGTGGGCAGCGCCCCGCTCAAGTACGCCGACGTCAAGGACCGCAACCCGCTGGCGGACCGCCGCGTGCGCGAGGCCTTCCAGCTCGCGATCGACCGCAACGCCATCAAGACCGCGGTCATGCGCGGCCTGTCGGTACCGACCAACATCATCGCCCCGCCCTTCGTGCACGGCTACGACAAGGCCTTCGACGTGGTCGGCAAGAGCGACGTGGCACGCGCCAGGGCGCTGCTGGCCGAAGCCGGCTATCCCAACGGCTTCGCCATCACCCTGCATTGCACCAACGACCGCTACCTGAACGACGAGGCGATCTGCCAGGCCGCGGCCGGCTTCCTCGGCCGCATCGGCGTCAGGACCACGGTGGCCGCGCGTCCGCTGGCGCTCCAGACCGCGGCCATCAACAACCTGGACACCGACTTCTACCTGTACGGCTGGGGCGTGCCGACCTACGACTCGGCCTACATCTTCGACTACCTGGTGCATTCGCGCGGCAAGAACTCGCGCGGGGCGACCAACGCCACCCGCTACAGCAATGCCGAGCTGGATGCCAAGATCGTCTCGCTGGCCGCCGAGGGCGATGCGCGCCGGCGCGACGAGACCATCCGCAGCATCTGGACCACGGTGCAGAAGGAGCTGATCTACCTGCCGCTGCACGACCAGATCCAGACCTATGCGATGGTGCGCAAGCTCGACATCCCGGTGAATCCGTCGAACACGCCTTATTTCAAGCTGTTCAAGCTGGCCAAGGGATGA
- a CDS encoding leucyl aminopeptidase family protein, which yields MSTASAPIPPPRGLTGTADDALPLYVVTPAGLAALLDVLPAAQARWVRATGFAAEAGTTLLLPAPDGALAGAVAGADPAQPLWQLAGLPAQLPARRYALAAVPGTVAPERPLAALGWAIGALPGGWEAGTPDTQDAPDSAVAELVSDTAERAAVAPLAAATGLVRRLVNTPANVLGPQQLADEVRTLARAHGARYEQWTGEALPGAGFPLVHAVGRAAAQAPRVAALHWGEPGAPRLVLVGKGVCFDSGGLDLKPAAGMRWMKKDMGGAAHAIALAQLLMQARLPVQLTLLVPAVENAVGAGALRPGDVVRAGNGLSVEIENTDAEGRLVLADALAHALDARHGATALVIDFATLTGAARVALGPELPALFCHDDALAASLLEQARRVADPLWRLPLWQPYQAMLKSSSADLQNAAANPHAGAITAALFLSRFVPAGTPWLHLDLFAWNPEARPGRPRGGEAQGLRALAAWLCERFGGTGGTPGD from the coding sequence ATGAGCACCGCTTCCGCCCCGATCCCGCCGCCGCGCGGACTCACCGGCACGGCCGACGACGCCCTGCCGCTCTACGTGGTGACGCCGGCCGGGCTCGCCGCGCTGCTCGACGTGCTGCCCGCGGCCCAGGCGCGCTGGGTGCGCGCCACCGGCTTCGCCGCCGAAGCCGGCACCACGCTGCTGCTGCCCGCACCCGACGGCGCGCTGGCCGGCGCCGTGGCGGGCGCCGATCCGGCCCAGCCGCTGTGGCAGCTCGCCGGCCTGCCGGCGCAGCTTCCCGCGCGCCGCTACGCCCTGGCCGCCGTACCCGGCACGGTGGCGCCCGAGCGGCCGCTCGCTGCGCTGGGCTGGGCCATCGGCGCCCTGCCCGGCGGCTGGGAGGCCGGCACACCGGATACCCAGGATGCCCCGGATTCCGCCGTGGCCGAACTGGTCAGCGACACGGCCGAGCGTGCCGCCGTCGCCCCGCTGGCGGCCGCCACCGGCCTGGTGCGCCGCCTGGTCAATACCCCCGCCAACGTGCTCGGCCCGCAGCAGCTCGCCGACGAGGTGCGCACGCTGGCGCGGGCGCATGGCGCGCGCTACGAACAATGGACGGGCGAGGCGCTGCCCGGCGCGGGCTTCCCGCTGGTGCACGCGGTCGGGCGCGCGGCGGCACAGGCCCCGCGCGTGGCCGCGCTGCACTGGGGCGAGCCCGGCGCGCCGCGCCTGGTGCTGGTCGGCAAGGGCGTCTGCTTCGACTCCGGCGGGCTCGACCTCAAGCCCGCCGCCGGCATGCGCTGGATGAAAAAGGACATGGGCGGCGCCGCCCACGCCATCGCGCTGGCGCAACTGCTGATGCAGGCGCGCCTGCCGGTACAGCTGACCCTGCTCGTGCCGGCCGTGGAGAACGCCGTCGGCGCCGGCGCGCTGCGCCCCGGCGACGTCGTGCGCGCCGGCAACGGCCTCTCGGTGGAGATCGAGAACACCGATGCCGAAGGCCGCCTGGTGCTGGCCGACGCGCTGGCCCATGCGCTCGACGCGCGGCACGGCGCCACCGCCCTGGTGATTGACTTCGCCACCCTGACGGGCGCCGCGCGCGTGGCGCTCGGGCCCGAGCTGCCGGCCCTGTTCTGCCACGACGATGCGCTGGCCGCCAGCCTGCTGGAGCAGGCCCGGCGCGTGGCCGACCCGCTGTGGCGGCTGCCGCTGTGGCAGCCCTACCAGGCCATGCTCAAGTCTTCCAGCGCCGACCTGCAGAACGCCGCCGCCAACCCGCACGCGGGCGCCATCACCGCCGCGCTGTTCCTGTCGCGCTTCGTGCCGGCCGGCACGCCCTGGCTGCACCTGGACCTGTTCGCCTGGAACCCGGAGGCGCGCCCGGGCCGTCCGCGCGGCGGCGAGGCGCAGGGCCTGCGCGCGCTGGCGGCCTGGCTGTGCGAGCGCTTCGGCGGCACCGGCGGCACGCCGGGCGACTGA
- a CDS encoding tripartite tricarboxylate transporter substrate binding protein, producing the protein MSAAATMAATAVTVVFAGLAAASPAAAANDTAQAIRIVVPVAAGGSADKLARTLAPRLSEKWGRPVVVDNVVGASGTLGAAQVAKARPDGSTLLLAGEGVTLNAVLFKSLPYDSGRAFRGVTKAVVNPQILVVRPDLGVKTFGEYAALVKKRPGEIALGLPGNGGIAHVAHEMLARQLGIRVNYIPYGGGAPATMDLLGGHIDATLITLAAVTDYVRSGRLTALAVTTPYRAKALPQVPTLAESGVPGFAVESWQGLIAPAATPTAVVEKLSRDVAAVLQAPAVRAQLEEAGYAVVGSTPQELDATLTRDLPRYASVIAAAGISLH; encoded by the coding sequence ATGAGCGCCGCGGCCACCATGGCTGCCACCGCTGTCACGGTTGTGTTCGCCGGCCTCGCGGCGGCCAGCCCCGCGGCCGCGGCCAACGACACCGCGCAGGCCATCCGCATCGTGGTGCCAGTGGCCGCCGGCGGCAGCGCCGACAAGCTGGCCCGCACGCTGGCGCCACGCTTGAGCGAGAAGTGGGGGCGCCCGGTGGTGGTGGACAACGTGGTCGGTGCCAGCGGCACGCTCGGCGCGGCCCAGGTGGCCAAGGCGCGGCCGGACGGCAGCACGCTGCTGCTGGCCGGCGAGGGCGTGACCCTGAACGCCGTGCTGTTCAAGAGCCTGCCCTATGACTCGGGCCGCGCCTTCCGCGGCGTCACCAAGGCGGTGGTCAACCCGCAGATCCTGGTGGTGCGCCCGGACCTGGGCGTGAAGACCTTCGGCGAGTACGCGGCCCTGGTGAAAAAGCGCCCCGGCGAGATCGCGCTGGGCCTGCCGGGCAACGGCGGCATCGCCCATGTCGCCCACGAGATGCTGGCGCGCCAGCTCGGCATCCGCGTCAACTACATCCCCTATGGCGGCGGCGCGCCCGCCACCATGGACCTGCTCGGCGGGCATATCGACGCCACGCTGATCACGCTGGCGGCCGTCACCGACTATGTGCGCAGCGGCCGCCTGACCGCGCTGGCGGTCACCACGCCCTATCGCGCCAAGGCGCTGCCGCAGGTGCCGACCCTGGCCGAATCCGGCGTGCCCGGCTTCGCCGTGGAGAGCTGGCAGGGCCTGATCGCGCCGGCCGCCACGCCCACCGCCGTGGTGGAAAAGCTCAGCCGCGACGTCGCCGCCGTGCTGCAGGCACCGGCGGTGCGCGCCCAGCTCGAAGAGGCCGGCTATGCCGTGGTCGGCTCGACGCCGCAGGAGCTGGACGCCACCTTGACACGCGACCTGCCCCGCTATGCCTCGGTCATCGCCGCGGCCGGCATCTCGCTGCACTGA